From one Dermacentor andersoni chromosome 1, qqDerAnde1_hic_scaffold, whole genome shotgun sequence genomic stretch:
- the LOC126546244 gene encoding uncharacterized protein, translated as MRGVALSALCLLWALAHTEAGGGGYGGGAVAVATPVIAKTTPILVAASKPVLPSMGNAGHYLGYAGNVFEQLLRFSGHYGLPSGGGGGGKGLLRAVSVPVFSGSVMLGHGLGRGGGGGGGAFLLGHGGGYGGGSGFGGGSIKTYKLAHSSYGVPVGLPVSLAHGWH; from the exons GCACTGTCTGCCTTGTGCCTGCTGTGGGCCCTAGCCCACACcgaagccggcggcggcggctacgGGGGAGGCGCCGTGGCCGTCGCAACTCCGGTCATCGCCAAGACCACGCCCATCCTCGTCGCGGCCTCCAAGCCCGTCCTCCCTAGCATGGGCAATGCAGGCCACTACCTCGGCTACGCGGGCAACGTCTTCGAGCAGCTGCTGAGGTTTAGCGGACACTACGGACTCCCCAGCGGTGGCGGGGGAGGGGGCAAAG GTCTGTTGCGTGCCGTCAGTGTGCCCGTGTTCAGCGGCAGTGTGATGCTGGGCCACGGCCTGGGTcgtggcggaggcggcggcggcggtgcctTCCTTCTGGGCCACGGCGGCGGCTACGGTGGTGGCAGCGGCTTTGGCGGCGGATCCATCAAGACCTACAAGTTGGCCCATAGCTCCTATGGCGTTCCCGTCGGCCTGCCCGTCAGCTTGGCCCACGGATGGCACTGA